The sequence CAGCCGCCGCGCGAGCGCGGCTGACGCGGTCGCGGTCCCCTCCTCCGCTGGAGGGCCGCCCGTGACGCTTGCGTCCGTGCCGCCCGCGCCTGGGACGCCTGCGTCCGTGACGCCTGAGCCTGCTTCCCCTGTGTGCCTCATGTGTTGCATGTGCCCCCCTGGCTGCTGCTTCTCTTGGCTGCTGTTTCTCTCGCGGCCCGCGGCCACGCAGCCGCCACGCCTCTGCCGCGCTTCTGCCACTCCTCCGCGCGGCACTGCACCGAGCATCACTCAGACCCGCGCGAAGCCGCGACCCCTGTGGATAACCTCGTGAGAGACCCCCGTCTCACCTTCCGTACAGCTCTGAAGGCCGCCGGAAACACTCGCGTAGCATGGCGAGGAATCGTCCGGTACCCCCCGCGGACTGGAACGGAAGGCCATCGCCGCGTGAATGCAATGCCACCCACCGAGGCCCAGGACCGCCCCGCCCGGCTGACCGTCGGAGTCGTCGGCGCGGGCCGTGTCGGGCCCGCCCTCGCCGCTTCACTGCAGCTCGCAGGGCATCGTCCGGTTGCCGTGTCGGGCGTCTCCGACGCCTCCGTACGCCGCGCCGCCGAGCTGCTGCCCGATGTCCCGCTGGTCACCCCCGCCGAGGTGCTGGCCCGCGCCGACCTCGTGCTGCTGACCGTCCCCGACGACGCCCTGGCCGACCTGGTGAGCGGCCTCGCCGAGACCGGCGCCGTACGGCCCGGCCAGCTGCTGGTGCACACCTCGGGCCGGTACGGAACCGCGGTGCTGGACCCGGCCACCCGGGCCGGCGCCCTTCCCCTGGCCCTGCATCCGGCCATGACGTTCACCGGAACGTCCGTGGACGTCCAGCGGCTGGCCGGCTGCTCGTTCGGGGTGACCTCGCCCGACGAGCTGCGGATGGCCGCCGAAGCGCTGGTCATCGAGATGGGCGGGGAACCCGAGTGGATTGCGGAATCGGCGCGTCCGCTCTATCACGCGGCGCTTGCCATCGGCGCGAACCACCTGGTCACGCTCGTGGCCCAGTCGATGGAGCTGCTGCACGACGCGGGTGTGCAGGCCCCGGACCGGATGCTGGGGCCCCTGCTCGGCGCCGCCCTGGACAATGCGCTGCGCTCCGGTGACGCGGCGCTGACCGGCCCCGTCGCCCGGGGGGACGCGGGCACGGTCGCCGCCCATATCGCGGAGCTGCGCCGGCATGCGCCGCAGAGCGTTGCCGGGTACGTCGCCATGGCCCGTACGACCGCGGACCGGGCCCTGGACCACGGCCTGCTGAAGCCGGAACTGGCCGCTGACCTCCTCGATGTGCTCGCCGACTCCGGCGACGGCACCGGGCGGGCACGGGGCAGCTCCGCAGCACCGGGCACCTCCGCTTCCGACGCAACCGGCCCGGAAGCCGCCGAGGGGCCCGGCCCGGACCCTGACGGCCCCGACGCCCCCGACCACGGCCCCGGCACCCCCGACCACGGCCCCGATGCCCCCGACCACGGCCCCGAGGGGGACGACCGATGACCTCCGCGCCGCAGATTCCGGACCCGGACCAGCCCATGGACGCAAGCCAGGACCGCTCCGCCGACGCGCGCCACCCCGCCGCCCCGCCCGTGGACGCGCGCCACCCCGTCCACCTCGTCCACACCGCCGCCGCCCTCCGCGACGTGCCCCGCCGCGCCGGCGCGCGCGCCGTCGTCATGACCATGGGCGCACTGCACGAGGGCCACGCCACCTTGATCCGCGCCGCCCGCCGCCGGGTCGGTCCGCGGGGCCAGGTCGTCGTCACGGTCTTCGTCAACCCGCTGCAGTTCGGCGCCGGGGAGGACCTGGACCGCTATCCGCGCACTCTCGACGCGGATGCCGAACTGGCCGCCGCGGCGGGCGCGGACGCGGTCTTCGCCCCGTCCGTCGACGAGGTCTACCCCGGCGGAGAACCGGAGATCCGGATCGCTGCGGGCCCCATGGGCACCCTCCTGGAGGGCGCCAGCCGCCCGGGCCACTTCGACGGCGTACTGACCGTGGTCGCCAAGCTGCTGCACCTGACCGCGCCGGACCTCGCCTTCTACGGTCAGAAGGACGCCCAGCAGCTCGCGGTCATCACCCGGATGGCCGCCGACCTCAACTTCCCTGTGGAGATCGTCGGCGTCCCCACGGTGCGCGAGGAGGACGGCCTCGCCCTCTCCAGCCGCAACCGTTACCTCTCGGCCCCGGAGCGGAGCACCGCGCTCGCGCTGTCGGCGGCGCTGTTCGCGGCCCGCGACCGGCTCGCCGCCGAGGAGGCGCTGCGCGCCCGCGCCGCCTCCGTGGGCCACGCGGCCCAGCACCGTTCTGCCGCCCTGGCCGCCCTCGGCGAGGACCGGGCAGCCGCCGACGCGCACGCCGTCGCCTACGCCGCCGCCGGCCCCCTGCATGGCCCCTCCGTGGCGCGCGCAGCGGCCCGCGCGGTGCTGGACGACGCTGCCCGGCTCGACCCACCGCTCACGCTGGACTACCTGGCCCTGGTCGACCCGTCCGATTTCACCGAGATCCCGGATGCGTACGAGGGCGAGGCGATCCTCGCGGTCGCCGCCAAGGTCGGCAGCACCCGGCTCATCGACAAC is a genomic window of Streptomyces sp. Edi2 containing:
- a CDS encoding DUF2520 domain-containing protein — protein: MPPTEAQDRPARLTVGVVGAGRVGPALAASLQLAGHRPVAVSGVSDASVRRAAELLPDVPLVTPAEVLARADLVLLTVPDDALADLVSGLAETGAVRPGQLLVHTSGRYGTAVLDPATRAGALPLALHPAMTFTGTSVDVQRLAGCSFGVTSPDELRMAAEALVIEMGGEPEWIAESARPLYHAALAIGANHLVTLVAQSMELLHDAGVQAPDRMLGPLLGAALDNALRSGDAALTGPVARGDAGTVAAHIAELRRHAPQSVAGYVAMARTTADRALDHGLLKPELAADLLDVLADSGDGTGRARGSSAAPGTSASDATGPEAAEGPGPDPDGPDAPDHGPGTPDHGPDAPDHGPEGDDR
- the panC gene encoding pantoate--beta-alanine ligase, with the translated sequence MTSAPQIPDPDQPMDASQDRSADARHPAAPPVDARHPVHLVHTAAALRDVPRRAGARAVVMTMGALHEGHATLIRAARRRVGPRGQVVVTVFVNPLQFGAGEDLDRYPRTLDADAELAAAAGADAVFAPSVDEVYPGGEPEIRIAAGPMGTLLEGASRPGHFDGVLTVVAKLLHLTAPDLAFYGQKDAQQLAVITRMAADLNFPVEIVGVPTVREEDGLALSSRNRYLSAPERSTALALSAALFAARDRLAAEEALRARAASVGHAAQHRSAALAALGEDRAAADAHAVAYAAAGPLHGPSVARAAARAVLDDAARLDPPLTLDYLALVDPSDFTEIPDAYEGEAILAVAAKVGSTRLIDNIRLVFRAGRPEATAAHHGGATRDATTTDATTSTAPVEAAAPPTTPQGPLGATR